One genomic segment of Pseudomonas fortuita includes these proteins:
- a CDS encoding putative bifunctional diguanylate cyclase/phosphodiesterase, translating to MEWLGLQLFADLPAFGHIVIDCRHEPFLVLLAYFVACAACFATLDMAERQSHSEDPTAHRQWHMLGACCLAGGIWAMHFISMLAFQAPIEVHYDVSLTILSLLIALAVAWVTMRSLDRSQMRVQHFLQSAVLIGMGIILMHFVGMAAMDTGAQQYYQTGLLLASATIALLTGLAALYLARYFSNGSGTLHQAMKYGASLLMAGGIVATHFTAMSAMTLVIPPDTALRLPSADNSLQLGLGIGFITLLISGASISAALADKKLQSKEHDLRRVNVLLSQLDQARASLQQAAHYDALTNLVNRRGFNQVFEERLAEHHATENRLAVMFLDIDHFKRINDSLGHDAGDELLKVIASHIKAATRHQDLVARLGGDEFCVVTSLSNCDEARHLAQRIMQRMKEPIDLGGRRMVMTTSIGISIFPDDGTSAEELLKHADLALYQSKDSGRNGLHFFNETLKNQASLALQLEEELRIALLEERGLCVHYQPIFDMRSGQVAKLEALVRWHHPQHGLLGPDRFIGIAEANGLIIDLDLWVMRHACADLAHLHRHGYGDIKVTVNCSAVTLSHDELPNEVEKALFHTGLAPRHLELEVTENALMGDIQRTVNLLKRVRALGVALSIDDFGTGYSSLAYLKRLPLDVLKIDRSFLQDVPGSQKDREIVQAIIVMAHTLHLQVVSEGVETAEQQAFLQDHGCDYLQGYLLGRPVPLAELRPLLERLQRQSQVLIPCCGKVLQGSPDLFASNPGYRAGASIARRGR from the coding sequence ATGGAATGGCTGGGGCTGCAACTGTTCGCCGACCTTCCGGCATTCGGGCACATCGTTATCGATTGCCGCCATGAACCGTTTCTGGTCCTGCTCGCCTACTTCGTTGCCTGCGCGGCTTGCTTCGCGACCCTGGACATGGCCGAGCGCCAGTCCCACAGCGAAGACCCCACTGCCCACCGACAATGGCACATGCTTGGCGCCTGCTGCCTGGCCGGTGGCATCTGGGCCATGCACTTCATCAGCATGCTGGCCTTCCAGGCACCGATAGAGGTGCACTACGACGTTTCCCTGACCATTCTTTCGCTACTCATCGCCCTGGCCGTCGCCTGGGTGACCATGCGCAGCCTCGACCGCAGCCAGATGCGCGTGCAGCACTTCCTGCAAAGCGCCGTACTGATCGGCATGGGCATTATCCTGATGCACTTTGTCGGCATGGCTGCGATGGACACCGGCGCCCAGCAGTATTACCAGACTGGCCTGCTGCTGGCCTCTGCCACCATTGCCCTGCTCACCGGCCTGGCTGCGTTATACCTGGCCCGGTACTTCAGCAATGGCAGCGGCACCCTGCACCAGGCAATGAAGTACGGCGCCAGTCTGCTGATGGCCGGTGGCATCGTCGCCACCCATTTCACCGCGATGTCGGCCATGACCCTGGTGATCCCGCCCGACACCGCGCTGCGCCTGCCCTCCGCCGACAACAGCCTGCAACTGGGGTTGGGCATCGGCTTCATCACCCTGCTGATCAGTGGCGCCAGCATCAGCGCCGCACTGGCCGACAAGAAGCTGCAGAGCAAGGAGCACGATCTGCGCCGGGTCAACGTGCTGCTCAGCCAACTGGACCAGGCCCGCGCATCGCTGCAGCAGGCCGCGCACTACGATGCCCTGACCAACCTGGTCAACCGCCGTGGCTTCAACCAGGTATTCGAAGAGCGCCTGGCCGAACACCACGCCACTGAAAACCGCCTGGCAGTCATGTTCCTCGACATCGACCACTTCAAGCGCATCAACGACAGCCTTGGCCACGACGCTGGAGACGAACTGCTCAAGGTGATCGCCAGCCACATCAAGGCCGCCACCCGCCATCAGGACCTGGTCGCACGCCTGGGCGGCGACGAGTTCTGCGTGGTCACCAGCCTCAGCAACTGCGACGAAGCGCGCCACCTGGCACAACGCATCATGCAACGGATGAAAGAACCCATCGACCTGGGTGGTCGGCGCATGGTCATGACCACCAGTATTGGCATCAGCATCTTCCCCGACGACGGCACCAGCGCCGAAGAACTGCTCAAACATGCCGACCTGGCCCTTTACCAGTCCAAGGACAGTGGGCGTAACGGCCTGCACTTTTTCAACGAAACCCTGAAAAACCAGGCATCCCTCGCCTTGCAACTCGAAGAAGAACTGCGCATCGCCCTGCTCGAAGAACGTGGGTTGTGCGTGCATTACCAACCCATCTTCGACATGCGCAGCGGGCAGGTGGCCAAGCTCGAGGCCCTGGTGCGCTGGCATCACCCGCAGCACGGCTTGCTGGGGCCCGACCGTTTCATCGGCATTGCCGAAGCCAATGGTCTGATCATCGACCTTGACCTCTGGGTAATGCGCCACGCCTGTGCCGACCTGGCACACCTGCACCGCCACGGTTATGGCGATATCAAGGTGACGGTCAATTGCTCGGCAGTAACCTTGAGCCACGACGAGCTGCCCAACGAAGTGGAGAAAGCGCTGTTCCACACAGGGCTCGCACCCCGGCACCTGGAGCTGGAAGTGACCGAAAATGCCCTGATGGGCGATATCCAGCGTACCGTCAACCTGCTCAAGCGCGTTCGTGCCTTGGGCGTGGCGCTGTCAATCGACGACTTCGGCACTGGCTACTCGTCACTGGCCTACCTCAAGCGCCTGCCGCTGGACGTACTGAAGATCGATCGCAGCTTCCTGCAGGATGTGCCGGGCAGCCAGAAGGATCGCGAGATCGTCCAGGCGATAATCGTCATGGCGCATACCCTGCACTTGCAGGTCGTCAGCGAAGGCGTGGAAACCGCCGAACAGCAGGCTTTCCTTCAAGACCATGGCTGTGACTATCTGCAGGGCTACCTGCTGGGCCGCCCGGTACCGCTGGCCGAGCTACGGCCACTACTGGAGCGGCTGCAGCGCCAAAGCCAGGTACTCATCCCTTGTTGCGGTAAAGTTCTACAAGGGTCGCCGGATCTTTTTGCAAGTAACCCTGGCTACCGTGCAGGCGCATCAATTGCGCGGCGAGGCCGCTGA
- a CDS encoding NAD(P)-dependent oxidoreductase — protein MSTALPSLGFAGIGLMGLPMCRRLLAAGYPLTVWNRSPDKCAALVAAGARLANSPAELCQGSDMVLLCLADTAVVREVVFGEQGIAQGGRSGQLLIDFSSLEPTATREMAAELAVLCGMAWLDAPVSGGTPGAEAGTLAIMVGGEAADLERARPVLQVLGQRVTHMGAVGAGQVTKACNQMIVACNALVIAEVVALAEQSGVDATLIAEALAGGFADSKPLQILAPQMAESRFEPIKWHVRTLLKDLDGAVKFSREQGAATPLSGLAAQLMRLHGSQGYLQKDPATLVELYRNKG, from the coding sequence ATGAGCACTGCATTGCCTTCGCTTGGATTTGCCGGCATCGGCCTGATGGGCCTGCCCATGTGTCGACGCCTGTTAGCGGCTGGCTACCCGCTGACCGTGTGGAACCGCAGCCCGGACAAGTGCGCCGCGCTGGTCGCCGCCGGCGCGCGCCTGGCCAACAGCCCCGCCGAACTGTGCCAGGGCAGCGATATGGTATTGCTGTGCCTGGCCGATACGGCCGTGGTGCGTGAGGTGGTGTTCGGCGAGCAAGGGATTGCCCAGGGTGGGCGCAGCGGCCAGTTGCTGATCGATTTCTCCAGCCTGGAACCCACCGCCACCCGTGAAATGGCCGCCGAGCTCGCGGTACTGTGTGGCATGGCCTGGCTGGATGCTCCGGTGTCCGGCGGCACGCCAGGTGCCGAGGCCGGTACCCTGGCGATCATGGTTGGCGGTGAAGCGGCCGACCTGGAACGTGCACGGCCAGTGCTGCAGGTGCTGGGTCAGCGTGTGACGCACATGGGGGCGGTGGGGGCGGGGCAGGTGACCAAGGCCTGCAATCAGATGATCGTGGCATGCAATGCCCTGGTCATTGCCGAAGTGGTGGCGTTGGCCGAGCAATCCGGGGTGGACGCGACGCTGATCGCCGAAGCGCTGGCCGGTGGTTTTGCTGATTCCAAGCCGCTGCAGATCCTTGCACCGCAAATGGCTGAAAGCCGCTTCGAGCCGATCAAGTGGCACGTGCGCACGCTGCTCAAGGACCTCGATGGCGCAGTGAAGTTTTCCCGTGAGCAGGGGGCGGCGACGCCGCTCAGCGGCCTCGCCGCGCAATTGATGCGCCTGCACGGTAGCCAGGGTTACTTGCAAAAAGATCCGGCGACCCTTGTAGAACTTTACCGCAACAAGGGATGA
- a CDS encoding DUF2288 domain-containing protein — MTDQTSTLYAKLLGETAIIEWKALERFWAKGDLIWVDPSLDLITVAEAMAENRGEIFAKWRSDGTVGPVSAEQALDLQSRDPEIWAVVVSPFIVIQVKRPVEA, encoded by the coding sequence ATGACTGATCAAACAAGCACCCTCTATGCCAAATTGCTTGGCGAGACAGCAATCATCGAGTGGAAAGCGCTGGAGCGTTTCTGGGCCAAGGGTGACCTGATTTGGGTCGACCCCAGCTTGGACCTGATCACCGTTGCCGAGGCAATGGCCGAGAATCGCGGCGAAATCTTCGCTAAGTGGCGTAGTGATGGCACCGTTGGGCCGGTGTCGGCCGAGCAGGCGCTGGACCTGCAAAGCCGCGATCCAGAGATCTGGGCGGTGGTGGTTTCGCCGTTCATCGTGATCCAGGTGAAGCGTCCGGTTGAGGCGTGA
- a CDS encoding branched-chain amino acid ABC transporter substrate-binding protein: MIKISKLFAAMVLAGVASHSFAADTIKIGIAGPKTGPVTQYGDMQFIGANQAIKDINAAGGVDGKMLEAKEYDDACDPKQAVAIANKVVNDGVKFVIGHLCSSSTQPASDIYEDEGVIMITPAATSPEITARGYKLIFRTIGLDSAQGPAAGNYIADHVKPKVVAVLHDKQQYGEGIATAVKQTLESKGTKVAVFEGLNAGDKDFSSIIQKLKQNNVDFVYYGGYHPELGLILRQAQEKGLKAKFMGPEGVGNDSISQIAQNASEGLLVTLPKSFDADPENKKIVDAIKADGKDPSGPFVFPAYSAVELIAQGIKAAKSEDTDKVAAAIHAGSFKTPTGTLSYDEKGDLKDFKFVVYEWHFGKPKTEVSPQ; encoded by the coding sequence ATGATCAAGATTTCCAAGCTGTTCGCCGCAATGGTACTGGCCGGGGTAGCCAGCCATTCGTTTGCCGCCGATACCATCAAGATCGGCATCGCCGGTCCCAAGACGGGTCCTGTGACCCAGTACGGCGACATGCAGTTCATCGGCGCCAATCAAGCCATCAAGGATATCAACGCCGCGGGCGGCGTCGATGGCAAGATGCTCGAAGCCAAGGAATACGACGACGCATGCGACCCTAAACAGGCCGTGGCAATCGCCAACAAAGTGGTCAACGACGGCGTCAAGTTCGTCATCGGCCACCTGTGCTCCAGCTCTACCCAGCCTGCATCCGACATCTACGAAGACGAAGGCGTGATCATGATCACCCCGGCCGCCACCTCGCCGGAAATCACCGCCCGTGGCTACAAGCTGATCTTCCGCACCATTGGCCTGGACAGCGCCCAGGGCCCGGCCGCCGGCAACTACATCGCCGACCACGTCAAGCCGAAGGTCGTTGCCGTCCTGCACGACAAGCAACAGTACGGTGAAGGCATCGCCACCGCCGTCAAGCAGACCCTGGAAAGCAAGGGTACCAAGGTTGCCGTATTCGAAGGCCTGAACGCGGGTGACAAGGACTTCTCCTCGATCATCCAGAAGCTCAAGCAGAACAATGTCGACTTCGTGTACTACGGCGGCTACCACCCAGAGCTGGGTCTGATCCTGCGCCAGGCACAGGAAAAAGGCCTGAAAGCCAAGTTCATGGGCCCAGAGGGCGTGGGTAACGACTCGATCTCGCAGATCGCCCAGAACGCCTCCGAAGGCCTGCTGGTCACCCTGCCGAAGTCGTTCGATGCCGACCCGGAGAACAAGAAGATCGTCGACGCCATCAAGGCTGACGGCAAGGACCCAAGCGGTCCGTTCGTGTTCCCTGCCTACTCGGCTGTCGAGCTGATCGCACAAGGCATCAAGGCGGCCAAGTCCGAAGATACCGACAAAGTGGCAGCGGCCATCCATGCCGGCTCCTTCAAGACCCCTACCGGCACCCTGTCGTATGACGAGAAAGGCGACCTGAAAGACTTCAAGTTCGTGGTCTACGAATGGCACTTCGGCAAGCCGAAGACCGAAGTCTCCCCTCAGTAA
- the livH gene encoding high-affinity branched-chain amino acid ABC transporter permease LivH, with amino-acid sequence MPEIYHFFQQLVNGLTIGSTYALIAIGYTMVYGIIGMINFAHGEVYMIGSYVAFIALAGLAMMGIHSLPILMTVAFVATIFVTSAYGYSIERVAYRPLRNSNRLIPLISAIGMSIFLQNTVLLSQDSKDKSIPNLIPGSFSFGPGGAEEVLISYMQILVFVVTLVAMTLLTLFISRSRLGRACRACAEDIKMANLLGINTNNIIALTFVIGAALAAVAAVLLSMQYGVINPNAGFLVGLKAFTAAVLGGIGSIPGAMLGGLVLGVAEAFGADIFGDQYKDVVAFGLLVLVLLFRPTGILGRPEVEKV; translated from the coding sequence ATGCCTGAGATCTACCATTTCTTCCAACAACTGGTTAATGGATTGACCATCGGCAGCACCTATGCCTTGATCGCCATCGGCTACACGATGGTGTACGGCATCATTGGCATGATCAACTTCGCTCACGGCGAGGTGTACATGATCGGTTCCTATGTGGCCTTCATCGCCCTCGCGGGCCTGGCCATGATGGGTATCCATTCGCTGCCGATCCTGATGACCGTTGCCTTCGTCGCGACGATCTTCGTCACCAGTGCCTATGGCTACAGTATCGAACGGGTTGCCTACCGCCCCTTGCGCAACAGCAACCGTCTGATCCCGCTGATTTCCGCCATCGGCATGTCGATTTTCCTGCAGAACACCGTCTTGCTTTCGCAAGACTCCAAGGACAAGTCCATCCCCAACCTGATCCCCGGAAGCTTCTCGTTCGGGCCGGGCGGCGCGGAGGAAGTTCTGATCAGCTACATGCAGATCCTGGTGTTCGTGGTCACTCTGGTAGCCATGACCCTGCTCACCCTGTTCATCTCTCGCTCCCGTCTGGGCCGCGCCTGCCGTGCCTGCGCCGAGGACATCAAGATGGCCAACCTGCTGGGCATCAACACCAACAACATCATCGCCCTCACCTTCGTCATCGGTGCCGCCCTGGCCGCCGTAGCGGCCGTGCTGCTGAGCATGCAGTACGGAGTGATCAACCCCAACGCCGGTTTCCTGGTAGGCCTCAAGGCCTTCACCGCGGCGGTGCTGGGTGGCATCGGCAGCATTCCGGGCGCGATGCTCGGCGGGCTGGTGCTGGGCGTGGCCGAAGCGTTTGGCGCCGACATCTTCGGCGACCAGTACAAGGACGTGGTGGCATTCGGCTTGTTGGTGCTTGTCCTGCTATTCCGGCCGACCGGCATCCTGGGCCGCCCGGAGGTTGAAAAAGTATGA
- a CDS encoding high-affinity branched-chain amino acid ABC transporter permease LivM, whose translation MNKNLKQAFFSALLVWAVAFPVLGLKLSIDGISLVVHSQGSFTISIIAVCSVLMFLRVLFDKQWSSVMNRRSDRKLIPPAVSNYLTLPKTQRYVIVGLIVAALVWPFFGSRGAVDIATLILIYVLLGLGLNIVVGLAGLLDLGYVGFYAVGAYSYAMLSHYLGWSFWVCLPIAGLMAATFGFLLGFPVLRLRGDYLAIVTLGFGEIIRLFLRNLTDWTGGPNGISNIPKPEFFGLTFERRAAEGMQTFHEFFGLEYNSINKVIFLYLVALLLALLALFVINRLLRMPIGRAWEALREDEIACRALGLNPTVIKLSAFTLGACFAGFAGSFFAARQGLVTPESFTFIESAIILAIVVLGGMGSQLGVILAAIVMILLPELMREFSEYRMLMFGALMVLMMIWRPQGLLPMQRPHMELRR comes from the coding sequence ATGAACAAAAATCTCAAACAGGCGTTCTTCAGCGCCTTGCTGGTCTGGGCGGTGGCCTTCCCGGTGCTGGGCCTGAAACTGAGCATCGATGGCATCAGCCTGGTCGTGCACAGCCAGGGCTCGTTCACCATCAGCATCATCGCCGTGTGCTCGGTGCTGATGTTCCTGCGCGTGCTGTTCGACAAGCAGTGGAGTTCGGTGATGAACCGCCGCTCGGATCGCAAGCTGATCCCGCCGGCCGTCAGCAATTACCTGACCCTGCCCAAGACCCAGCGCTATGTGATCGTTGGTCTGATCGTTGCGGCACTGGTGTGGCCGTTCTTCGGCTCGCGCGGTGCGGTCGATATCGCCACGCTGATCCTGATCTACGTGTTGCTGGGCCTGGGCCTGAACATCGTGGTCGGCCTGGCGGGCCTGCTCGACCTCGGTTACGTCGGCTTCTACGCCGTCGGCGCCTACAGCTACGCCATGCTCTCGCACTACCTGGGCTGGAGTTTCTGGGTATGTCTGCCGATTGCCGGCCTGATGGCCGCCACCTTCGGCTTCCTGCTTGGCTTCCCGGTGCTGCGCCTGCGCGGTGACTACCTGGCGATCGTGACCCTCGGCTTCGGCGAGATCATCCGCCTGTTCCTGCGCAACCTCACCGACTGGACCGGCGGCCCCAACGGCATCAGCAACATCCCCAAGCCAGAGTTCTTCGGCCTGACCTTCGAACGCCGTGCCGCCGAGGGCATGCAGACCTTCCACGAGTTCTTCGGGCTGGAATACAACTCGATCAACAAGGTCATCTTCCTCTACCTGGTGGCACTGCTACTGGCCTTGCTGGCACTGTTCGTCATCAACCGCCTGCTGCGCATGCCAATCGGCCGCGCCTGGGAAGCCCTGCGTGAAGACGAGATCGCCTGCCGTGCGCTGGGCCTGAACCCGACCGTGATCAAGCTCTCGGCGTTTACCCTGGGTGCCTGCTTCGCCGGTTTCGCCGGCAGCTTCTTCGCAGCGCGCCAAGGCCTGGTGACGCCGGAGTCGTTCACCTTCATCGAGTCGGCAATCATCCTCGCCATCGTCGTGCTTGGCGGCATGGGCTCACAACTGGGCGTGATCCTCGCGGCCATCGTGATGATCCTGCTGCCCGAGCTGATGCGTGAGTTCAGCGAATACCGGATGCTGATGTTCGGTGCGCTGATGGTGTTGATGATGATCTGGCGTCCGCAAGGCCTGCTGCCTATGCAACGTCCACACATGGAGCTGCGTCGATGA
- the livG gene encoding high-affinity branched-chain amino acid ABC transporter ATP-binding protein LivG: MSREILQVSGLSMRFGGLLAVNGVALTVKEKQVVALIGPNGAGKTTVFNCLTGFYKPSGGTILLDGQPIQGLAGHQIARKGVVRTFQNVRLFKDMTALENLLIAQHRHLNTNFFAGLFKTPSFRRSEKEAMERAQYWLEKVNLTEFANRTAGTLAYGQQRRLEIARCMMTQPRIIMLDEPAAGLNPKETEDLKALIAYLRESHNVTVLLIEHDMKLVMSISDHIVVINQGTPLAHGTPEEIRDNPDVIKAYLGEA; encoded by the coding sequence ATGAGCCGCGAAATTCTGCAAGTCAGCGGCCTGAGCATGCGCTTCGGCGGCTTGTTGGCGGTCAACGGCGTGGCCCTGACCGTCAAGGAAAAACAGGTGGTGGCGCTGATCGGCCCGAACGGCGCCGGCAAGACCACGGTGTTCAACTGCCTGACCGGGTTCTACAAACCCAGCGGCGGCACCATCCTGCTCGATGGCCAGCCGATCCAGGGCCTGGCCGGCCACCAGATCGCCCGCAAGGGCGTGGTGCGGACCTTCCAGAACGTGCGCCTGTTCAAGGACATGACCGCGCTGGAAAACCTGCTGATCGCCCAGCACCGTCACCTGAACACCAACTTCTTCGCCGGCCTGTTCAAGACCCCGAGCTTCCGCCGCAGCGAGAAGGAGGCCATGGAACGCGCGCAGTACTGGCTGGAAAAGGTCAACCTGACCGAATTCGCCAACCGTACCGCCGGCACCCTCGCCTATGGCCAGCAACGCCGCCTGGAAATCGCCCGCTGCATGATGACCCAGCCGCGCATCATCATGCTCGACGAACCTGCGGCGGGCCTGAACCCGAAGGAAACCGAAGACCTCAAGGCACTGATCGCCTACCTGCGTGAGTCGCACAACGTCACCGTGCTGCTGATCGAGCACGACATGAAGCTGGTGATGAGCATTTCCGACCATATCGTGGTGATCAACCAGGGCACCCCCCTGGCCCACGGCACACCGGAAGAGATCCGCGACAACCCTGATGTGATCAAAGCCTACCTGGGGGAAGCGTAA
- a CDS encoding ABC transporter ATP-binding protein codes for MLKFENVSTFYGKIQALHSVNVEINQGEIVTLIGANGAGKSTLLMTLCGSPQAHSGSIKYLGEELVGQPSSHIMRKSIAVVPEGRRVFARLTVEENLAMGGFFTDKGDYQEQLDKVLQLFPRLKERYIQRGGTMSGGEQQMLAIGRALMSKPKLLLLDEPSLGLAPIIIQQIFDIIEQLRRDGVTVFLVEQNANQALKIADRAYVLENGRVVMQGTGEALLTDPKVRDAYLGG; via the coding sequence ATGCTGAAGTTCGAAAACGTTTCCACCTTCTACGGCAAGATCCAGGCGCTGCACAGCGTCAACGTGGAGATCAACCAGGGCGAGATCGTCACCCTGATCGGGGCCAACGGCGCCGGCAAGTCGACCTTGCTGATGACCCTGTGCGGCTCGCCGCAGGCGCACAGTGGCAGCATCAAGTACCTGGGCGAAGAGCTGGTCGGGCAGCCGTCCTCGCACATCATGCGCAAGAGCATTGCCGTGGTGCCGGAAGGGCGGCGCGTGTTCGCCCGCCTGACCGTCGAGGAAAACCTGGCCATGGGCGGTTTCTTCACCGACAAGGGCGACTACCAGGAGCAGCTGGACAAGGTGTTGCAACTGTTCCCGCGCCTGAAGGAACGTTACATCCAGCGCGGCGGCACCATGTCCGGTGGCGAGCAACAAATGCTTGCCATTGGCCGTGCGCTGATGAGCAAGCCCAAGCTGCTGCTGCTCGACGAACCTTCACTGGGCCTGGCGCCGATCATCATCCAGCAGATCTTCGACATCATCGAACAGCTGCGCCGTGATGGCGTGACGGTGTTCCTGGTGGAGCAGAATGCCAACCAGGCGCTGAAGATCGCCGACCGCGCGTATGTACTGGAGAACGGTCGGGTGGTGATGCAAGGGACGGGTGAAGCACTGCTGACCGACCCGAAGGTGCGCGACGCGTACCTCGGCGGTTAA
- a CDS encoding COG3650 family protein codes for MRLTPTLLLTALLPLFAGCQLMAEAPSDPNIGTTRMQGELRAAGGQLLFKPCSENRTFVINDVGATGILQEAGNLAKDANDKLFADVRGRLTGSKQANNDGQLEVRRLYRLEPSTRACEDPNFKQLTLRANGHEPDWDIKASGKGMVLSRVGQEPLPLPFLEEEVPGGGLTLTSEANGQHVELWVAPQRCVDSATGAVHHLRAELRIDGKTLQGCGYYGGARDN; via the coding sequence ATGCGCCTCACCCCCACCCTGCTGCTCACTGCCCTGCTGCCCCTGTTCGCCGGCTGCCAGCTCATGGCTGAAGCGCCAAGCGACCCGAACATCGGCACCACGCGCATGCAGGGCGAACTGCGGGCGGCCGGTGGCCAGCTGCTGTTCAAGCCGTGCAGCGAAAACCGCACGTTCGTGATCAACGACGTCGGCGCTACCGGCATCCTGCAGGAGGCCGGCAACCTCGCCAAGGACGCCAACGACAAGCTGTTCGCCGACGTCCGTGGGCGCCTTACCGGCAGCAAGCAGGCCAACAATGATGGCCAGCTGGAAGTACGCCGCCTGTACCGCCTGGAACCTTCCACCCGCGCCTGCGAAGACCCCAACTTCAAGCAGTTGACCCTGCGCGCCAACGGCCACGAGCCGGACTGGGACATCAAGGCCAGCGGCAAGGGCATGGTCCTCAGCCGAGTCGGACAGGAGCCCCTGCCCTTGCCGTTCCTTGAAGAGGAAGTACCCGGTGGCGGCTTGACCCTCACCAGCGAAGCCAACGGCCAGCACGTGGAACTGTGGGTCGCGCCGCAGCGCTGCGTAGACAGCGCCACTGGCGCGGTCCACCACCTGCGTGCCGAACTGCGCATTGACGGCAAGACCCTGCAGGGCTGCGGCTACTACGGCGGCGCACGCGACAACTGA
- a CDS encoding NAD(P)/FAD-dependent oxidoreductase — translation MLRITELKLPLDHPDEALREAIVQRLGIRDEQLLSFNLFKRSYDARKKNSELLFIYTIDLEASNEAELLSKFADDHNIGPAPDVTYKYVGHAPADIQERPIVVGFGPCGIFAGLLLAQMGFKPIILERGKEVRQRTKDTWGLWRKSVLNPESNVQFGEGGAGTFSDGKLYSQIKDPQHHGRKVLEEFVKAGAPDEILYINKPHIGTFRLTGMVEQMRQDMIALGAEVRFQQKVTDLLVEDGQLTGVVLESGEQLHSRHVVLALGHSARDTFRMLHAKGVYMEAKPFSVGFRIEHPQTLIDKARLGKYAGHPKLGAADYKLVYHAKNGRSVYSFCMCPGGTVVAATSEPGRVVTNGMSQYSRNERNANSGIVVGIDPERDYPGGPLAGIELQERLEAHAYVIGGSNYQAPAQLVGDFVAGRPSTALGSVEPSYKPGVTLGDLAPSLPDFAIEAIREALPAFDRQIKGYNLHDAVLTGIETRTSSPLRITRGEDYQSLNLKGLFPAGEGAGYAGGILSAGVDGIRIAEAVARDMLGL, via the coding sequence ATGCTACGAATCACCGAACTCAAGCTGCCCCTGGACCATCCCGACGAAGCACTGCGTGAAGCCATCGTCCAGCGCCTGGGCATCCGCGACGAGCAACTGCTCAGCTTCAACCTGTTCAAGCGCAGCTACGATGCGCGCAAGAAGAACAGCGAGTTGCTGTTCATCTACACCATCGACCTCGAAGCCAGCAACGAAGCCGAACTGCTCAGCAAGTTCGCCGACGATCACAACATCGGCCCGGCACCGGACGTGACTTACAAATACGTCGGCCACGCCCCGGCCGACATCCAGGAACGCCCTATCGTGGTCGGCTTCGGCCCCTGCGGCATCTTTGCCGGCCTTTTGCTGGCGCAGATGGGCTTCAAGCCGATCATCCTCGAACGTGGCAAGGAAGTGCGCCAGCGCACCAAGGACACCTGGGGCCTGTGGCGCAAAAGCGTGCTCAACCCCGAGTCCAACGTGCAGTTCGGCGAAGGCGGCGCCGGCACCTTCTCTGACGGCAAGCTGTACAGCCAGATCAAGGACCCGCAGCACCACGGCCGCAAAGTGCTGGAAGAGTTCGTCAAGGCCGGTGCGCCGGACGAGATCCTGTACATCAACAAACCGCACATCGGCACCTTCCGCCTCACCGGCATGGTCGAGCAGATGCGCCAGGACATGATCGCCCTCGGCGCAGAAGTGCGCTTCCAGCAGAAGGTCACCGACCTGCTGGTCGAAGACGGCCAGCTGACCGGTGTGGTGCTGGAGAGTGGCGAACAACTGCACTCGCGCCATGTAGTCCTGGCCCTTGGCCACAGTGCCCGCGACACTTTCCGTATGCTGCATGCCAAAGGCGTCTACATGGAAGCCAAGCCGTTCTCGGTCGGCTTCCGTATCGAGCACCCGCAAACGCTGATCGACAAGGCGCGTCTTGGCAAATACGCCGGCCACCCGAAACTCGGCGCTGCCGACTACAAGCTGGTGTACCACGCCAAGAATGGCCGCTCGGTGTACAGTTTCTGCATGTGCCCGGGTGGCACCGTGGTCGCCGCTACCAGCGAGCCGGGCCGCGTGGTGACCAACGGCATGAGCCAGTACTCACGTAACGAGCGCAACGCCAACTCCGGTATCGTCGTCGGCATTGACCCCGAGCGCGACTACCCGGGCGGCCCGCTGGCCGGTATTGAACTGCAAGAGCGTCTGGAAGCCCACGCCTACGTAATCGGCGGCAGCAACTACCAGGCCCCGGCGCAGCTGGTGGGTGACTTTGTCGCCGGCCGGCCATCGACCGCACTGGGCAGTGTCGAGCCATCCTACAAACCGGGCGTGACCCTGGGTGACCTGGCACCAAGCCTGCCGGACTTCGCCATCGAAGCGATCCGAGAGGCCCTGCCAGCGTTCGACCGGCAGATCAAAGGCTACAACCTGCATGATGCAGTGTTGACCGGGATCGAGACGCGTACCTCGTCGCCCCTGCGGATTACCCGGGGTGAGGACTACCAGAGCCTGAACCTGAAAGGCCTGTTCCCGGCAGGTGAGGGGGCCGGGTATGCGGGCGGCATCCTGTCGGCGGGTGTGGACGGTATTCGTATCGCCGAGGCGGTAGCGCGGGACATGCTCGGCCTGTAA